Proteins from one Juglans microcarpa x Juglans regia isolate MS1-56 chromosome 6S, Jm3101_v1.0, whole genome shotgun sequence genomic window:
- the LOC121236928 gene encoding probable ribosomal RNA small subunit methyltransferase B isoform X3, translating into MEVGSTMAHLLPLRVSFPAAESQKASSKPLKFAKRTRESKTPIYNPRKGSHGASNKTQKLNLEVSPHRAVSAVRLMRIEFGGAFADLLNEKGKGSGDNEMGYVARTLGFRTRELDYRDLRLVTDIVGGTIRWRRFLDYLICSICHDENTFKSMEPLLLQILRIGFYEIIKLDMPRYAVVDENVRLAKVALRPGAGNMVNGILRKLILLQENNSLPLPKVEGDERTQARALATLYSHPVWMVRRWTKYIGQEETIRLMTWNNSDPSFSLRANRGKGVSRADLVMKLNLLKVPHELSLHLDDFVRMKTGLQIVIQAGLLRDGLCSVQDESAGMVVSVVDPQPGESIIDCCAAPGGKTLYMASHLSGRGMVTAIDINKGRLRILKETAKLHQVDGVISTIHADLRIFAEKNPAKGDKVSLDAPCSGLGVLSKRADLRWNRKLEDVEQLKNLQDELFDAASLLVKPGGVLIYSTCSIDPEENEERVAAFLLRHPEFSIDPVERYVPSDFATEDGFYFSNPIKHSLDGAFAARLVRDSESRRGGTP; encoded by the exons ATGGAAGTTGGATCAACAATGGCGCACCTGCTCCCTCTCCGTGTGAGTTTCCCTGCAGCCGAGAGTCAGAAAGCTTCGTCGAAGCCACTAAAGTTTGCCAAGAGAACACGGGAGTCCAAGACACCTATTTACAATCCTAGAAAAG GTTCTCACGGTGCCTCTAACAAGACCCAGAAGCTGAATTTGGAGGTCTCACCCCATAGGGCTG TATCTGCAGTGAGGCTGATGAGAATAGAGTTCGGTGGTGCTTTTGCTGATCTTTTGAATGAGAAAGGGAAGGGTTCTGGTGATAACGAGATGGGATATGTAGCAAGAACTCTTGGATTTCGCACCCGGGAGTTAGATTATCGGGATCTTAGattg GTTACAGATATTGTTGGTGGTACCATCCGTTGGAGGAGGTTTCTTGATTACTTGATCTGTTCAATATGCCATGATGAGAACACATTTAAAAGCATGGAGCCTCTTCTCTTACAG ATTCTCAGAATAGGTTTCTATGAGATTATCAAGCTAGATATGCCACGATATGCTGTTGTGGATGAG AATGTGAGGCTTGCAAAGGTTGCCCTTAGACCAGGTGCTGGTAACATGGTCAATGGGATTCTGAGAAAGCTTATTTTGCTTCAG GAAAACAACTCTCTTCCTCTACCCAAAGTGGAGGGTGATGAACGCACACAAGCACGTGCTCTTGCCACCCTATACTCTCATCCTGTT TGGATGGTACGGAGATGGACAAAGTATATTGGGCAAGAAGAAACCATTAGATTGATGACCTGGAACAACAGTGATCCCAGTTTCAGCTTGAG GGCGAATCGTGGGAAAGGTGTTTCAAGAGCTGACCTTGTTATGAAGCTTAATTTGTTGAAG GTCCCACATGAGCTTTCTTTGCATTTGGATGACTTTGTCCGCATGAAAACCGGGTTGCAG ATTGTCATACAAGCTGGCTTGCTGAGAGATGGTTTATGTTCTGTTCAGGATGAGAGTGCAG GTATGGTCGTTTCTGTTGTGGATCCTCAACCGGGTGAGAGTATAATTGATTGTTGTGCTGCTCCAGGAGGAAAGACTCTTTACATGGCATCCCATTTAAGTGGCAGGG GCATGGTAACAGCAATTGACATAAACAAAGGCCGATTAAGAATCCTTAAAGAGACAGCCAAGTTGCACCAAGTAGATGGCGTCATCAGCACCATTCATGCTGATCTTCGTATTTTTGCT GAAAAAAATCCCGCGAAGGGTGATAAGGTTTCGTTGGATGCTCCATGTTCTGGACTGGGTGTTCTCTCAAAG AGAGCGGACCTGCGCTGGAATAGGAAATTAGAGGATGTTGAACAACTGAAGAATTTACAGGACGAGCTATTTGATGCAGCATCTCT ATTGGTAAAGCCTGGTGGAGTTTTAATATACAGTACCTGCTCCATAGATCCTGAAGAGAATGAAGAGAGGGTGGCTGCATTTCTTCTCAGGCATCCA GAATTTTCTATAGATCCCGTCGAGAGATATGTACCATCTGATTTTGCAACGGAGGACGGTTTCTATTTCTCCAACCCCATAAAACATTCGCTTGATGGGGCCTTTGCAGCTCGTCTAGTTCGAGACTCAGAAAGCAGAC GCGGTGGTACACCATGA
- the LOC121236928 gene encoding probable ribosomal RNA small subunit methyltransferase B isoform X4, translating to MEVGSTMAHLLPLRVSFPAAESQKASSKPLKFAKRTRESKTPIYNPRKGSHGASNKTQKLNLEVSPHRAVSAVRLMRIEFGGAFADLLNEKGKGSGDNEMGYVARTLGFRTRELDYRDLRLVTDIVGGTIRWRRFLDYLICSICHDENTFKSMEPLLLQILRIGFYEIIKLDMPRYAVVDENVRLAKVALRPGAGNMVNGILRKLILLQENNSLPLPKVEGDERTQARALATLYSHPVWMVRRWTKYIGQEETIRLMTWNNSDPSFSLRANRGKGVSRADLVMKLNLLKVPHELSLHLDDFVRMKTGLQIVIQAGLLRDGLCSVQDESAGMVTAIDINKGRLRILKETAKLHQVDGVISTIHADLRIFAEKNPAKGDKVSLDAPCSGLGVLSKRADLRWNRKLEDVEQLKNLQDELFDAASLLVKPGGVLIYSTCSIDPEENEERVAAFLLRHPEFSIDPVERYVPSDFATEDGFYFSNPIKHSLDGAFAARLVRDSESRRAGNLVSRMIPFP from the exons ATGGAAGTTGGATCAACAATGGCGCACCTGCTCCCTCTCCGTGTGAGTTTCCCTGCAGCCGAGAGTCAGAAAGCTTCGTCGAAGCCACTAAAGTTTGCCAAGAGAACACGGGAGTCCAAGACACCTATTTACAATCCTAGAAAAG GTTCTCACGGTGCCTCTAACAAGACCCAGAAGCTGAATTTGGAGGTCTCACCCCATAGGGCTG TATCTGCAGTGAGGCTGATGAGAATAGAGTTCGGTGGTGCTTTTGCTGATCTTTTGAATGAGAAAGGGAAGGGTTCTGGTGATAACGAGATGGGATATGTAGCAAGAACTCTTGGATTTCGCACCCGGGAGTTAGATTATCGGGATCTTAGattg GTTACAGATATTGTTGGTGGTACCATCCGTTGGAGGAGGTTTCTTGATTACTTGATCTGTTCAATATGCCATGATGAGAACACATTTAAAAGCATGGAGCCTCTTCTCTTACAG ATTCTCAGAATAGGTTTCTATGAGATTATCAAGCTAGATATGCCACGATATGCTGTTGTGGATGAG AATGTGAGGCTTGCAAAGGTTGCCCTTAGACCAGGTGCTGGTAACATGGTCAATGGGATTCTGAGAAAGCTTATTTTGCTTCAG GAAAACAACTCTCTTCCTCTACCCAAAGTGGAGGGTGATGAACGCACACAAGCACGTGCTCTTGCCACCCTATACTCTCATCCTGTT TGGATGGTACGGAGATGGACAAAGTATATTGGGCAAGAAGAAACCATTAGATTGATGACCTGGAACAACAGTGATCCCAGTTTCAGCTTGAG GGCGAATCGTGGGAAAGGTGTTTCAAGAGCTGACCTTGTTATGAAGCTTAATTTGTTGAAG GTCCCACATGAGCTTTCTTTGCATTTGGATGACTTTGTCCGCATGAAAACCGGGTTGCAG ATTGTCATACAAGCTGGCTTGCTGAGAGATGGTTTATGTTCTGTTCAGGATGAGAGTGCAG GCATGGTAACAGCAATTGACATAAACAAAGGCCGATTAAGAATCCTTAAAGAGACAGCCAAGTTGCACCAAGTAGATGGCGTCATCAGCACCATTCATGCTGATCTTCGTATTTTTGCT GAAAAAAATCCCGCGAAGGGTGATAAGGTTTCGTTGGATGCTCCATGTTCTGGACTGGGTGTTCTCTCAAAG AGAGCGGACCTGCGCTGGAATAGGAAATTAGAGGATGTTGAACAACTGAAGAATTTACAGGACGAGCTATTTGATGCAGCATCTCT ATTGGTAAAGCCTGGTGGAGTTTTAATATACAGTACCTGCTCCATAGATCCTGAAGAGAATGAAGAGAGGGTGGCTGCATTTCTTCTCAGGCATCCA GAATTTTCTATAGATCCCGTCGAGAGATATGTACCATCTGATTTTGCAACGGAGGACGGTTTCTATTTCTCCAACCCCATAAAACATTCGCTTGATGGGGCCTTTGCAGCTCGTCTAGTTCGAGACTCAGAAAGCAGAC GCGCGGGCAATCTTGTATCTAGGATGATTCCATTCCCATAA
- the LOC121236928 gene encoding probable ribosomal RNA small subunit methyltransferase B isoform X1, protein MEVGSTMAHLLPLRVSFPAAESQKASSKPLKFAKRTRESKTPIYNPRKGSHGASNKTQKLNLEVSPHRAVSAVRLMRIEFGGAFADLLNEKGKGSGDNEMGYVARTLGFRTRELDYRDLRLVTDIVGGTIRWRRFLDYLICSICHDENTFKSMEPLLLQILRIGFYEIIKLDMPRYAVVDENVRLAKVALRPGAGNMVNGILRKLILLQENNSLPLPKVEGDERTQARALATLYSHPVWMVRRWTKYIGQEETIRLMTWNNSDPSFSLRANRGKGVSRADLVMKLNLLKVPHELSLHLDDFVRMKTGLQIVIQAGLLRDGLCSVQDESAGMVVSVVDPQPGESIIDCCAAPGGKTLYMASHLSGRGMVTAIDINKGRLRILKETAKLHQVDGVISTIHADLRIFAEKNPAKGDKVSLDAPCSGLGVLSKRADLRWNRKLEDVEQLKNLQDELFDAASLLVKPGGVLIYSTCSIDPEENEERVAAFLLRHPEFSIDPVERYVPSDFATEDGFYFSNPIKHSLDGAFAARLVRDSESRRAGNLVSRMIPFP, encoded by the exons ATGGAAGTTGGATCAACAATGGCGCACCTGCTCCCTCTCCGTGTGAGTTTCCCTGCAGCCGAGAGTCAGAAAGCTTCGTCGAAGCCACTAAAGTTTGCCAAGAGAACACGGGAGTCCAAGACACCTATTTACAATCCTAGAAAAG GTTCTCACGGTGCCTCTAACAAGACCCAGAAGCTGAATTTGGAGGTCTCACCCCATAGGGCTG TATCTGCAGTGAGGCTGATGAGAATAGAGTTCGGTGGTGCTTTTGCTGATCTTTTGAATGAGAAAGGGAAGGGTTCTGGTGATAACGAGATGGGATATGTAGCAAGAACTCTTGGATTTCGCACCCGGGAGTTAGATTATCGGGATCTTAGattg GTTACAGATATTGTTGGTGGTACCATCCGTTGGAGGAGGTTTCTTGATTACTTGATCTGTTCAATATGCCATGATGAGAACACATTTAAAAGCATGGAGCCTCTTCTCTTACAG ATTCTCAGAATAGGTTTCTATGAGATTATCAAGCTAGATATGCCACGATATGCTGTTGTGGATGAG AATGTGAGGCTTGCAAAGGTTGCCCTTAGACCAGGTGCTGGTAACATGGTCAATGGGATTCTGAGAAAGCTTATTTTGCTTCAG GAAAACAACTCTCTTCCTCTACCCAAAGTGGAGGGTGATGAACGCACACAAGCACGTGCTCTTGCCACCCTATACTCTCATCCTGTT TGGATGGTACGGAGATGGACAAAGTATATTGGGCAAGAAGAAACCATTAGATTGATGACCTGGAACAACAGTGATCCCAGTTTCAGCTTGAG GGCGAATCGTGGGAAAGGTGTTTCAAGAGCTGACCTTGTTATGAAGCTTAATTTGTTGAAG GTCCCACATGAGCTTTCTTTGCATTTGGATGACTTTGTCCGCATGAAAACCGGGTTGCAG ATTGTCATACAAGCTGGCTTGCTGAGAGATGGTTTATGTTCTGTTCAGGATGAGAGTGCAG GTATGGTCGTTTCTGTTGTGGATCCTCAACCGGGTGAGAGTATAATTGATTGTTGTGCTGCTCCAGGAGGAAAGACTCTTTACATGGCATCCCATTTAAGTGGCAGGG GCATGGTAACAGCAATTGACATAAACAAAGGCCGATTAAGAATCCTTAAAGAGACAGCCAAGTTGCACCAAGTAGATGGCGTCATCAGCACCATTCATGCTGATCTTCGTATTTTTGCT GAAAAAAATCCCGCGAAGGGTGATAAGGTTTCGTTGGATGCTCCATGTTCTGGACTGGGTGTTCTCTCAAAG AGAGCGGACCTGCGCTGGAATAGGAAATTAGAGGATGTTGAACAACTGAAGAATTTACAGGACGAGCTATTTGATGCAGCATCTCT ATTGGTAAAGCCTGGTGGAGTTTTAATATACAGTACCTGCTCCATAGATCCTGAAGAGAATGAAGAGAGGGTGGCTGCATTTCTTCTCAGGCATCCA GAATTTTCTATAGATCCCGTCGAGAGATATGTACCATCTGATTTTGCAACGGAGGACGGTTTCTATTTCTCCAACCCCATAAAACATTCGCTTGATGGGGCCTTTGCAGCTCGTCTAGTTCGAGACTCAGAAAGCAGAC GCGCGGGCAATCTTGTATCTAGGATGATTCCATTCCCATAA
- the LOC121236928 gene encoding probable ribosomal RNA small subunit methyltransferase B isoform X2 gives MEVGSTMAHLLPLRVSFPAAESQKASSKPLKFAKRTRESKTPIYNPRKGSHGASNKTQKLNLEVSPHRAVSAVRLMRIEFGGAFADLLNEKGKGSGDNEMGYVARTLGFRTRELDYRDLRLVTDIVGGTIRWRRFLDYLICSICHDENTFKSMEPLLLQILRIGFYEIIKLDMPRYAVVDENVRLAKVALRPGAGNMVNGILRKLILLQENNSLPLPKVEGDERTQARALATLYSHPVWMVRRWTKYIGQEETIRLMTWNNSDPSFSLRANRGKGVSRADLVMKLNLLKVPHELSLHLDDFVRMKTGLQIVIQAGLLRDGLCSVQDESAGMVVSVVDPQPGESIIDCCAAPGGKTLYMASHLSGRGMVTAIDINKGRLRILKETAKLHQVDGVISTIHADLRIFAEKNPAKGDKVSLDAPCSGLGVLSKRADLRWNRKLEDVEQLKNLQDELFDAASLLVKPGGVLIYSTCSIDPEENEERVAAFLLRHPEFSIDPVERYVPSDFATEDGFYFSNPIKHSLDGAFAARLVRDSESRRNSSIEA, from the exons ATGGAAGTTGGATCAACAATGGCGCACCTGCTCCCTCTCCGTGTGAGTTTCCCTGCAGCCGAGAGTCAGAAAGCTTCGTCGAAGCCACTAAAGTTTGCCAAGAGAACACGGGAGTCCAAGACACCTATTTACAATCCTAGAAAAG GTTCTCACGGTGCCTCTAACAAGACCCAGAAGCTGAATTTGGAGGTCTCACCCCATAGGGCTG TATCTGCAGTGAGGCTGATGAGAATAGAGTTCGGTGGTGCTTTTGCTGATCTTTTGAATGAGAAAGGGAAGGGTTCTGGTGATAACGAGATGGGATATGTAGCAAGAACTCTTGGATTTCGCACCCGGGAGTTAGATTATCGGGATCTTAGattg GTTACAGATATTGTTGGTGGTACCATCCGTTGGAGGAGGTTTCTTGATTACTTGATCTGTTCAATATGCCATGATGAGAACACATTTAAAAGCATGGAGCCTCTTCTCTTACAG ATTCTCAGAATAGGTTTCTATGAGATTATCAAGCTAGATATGCCACGATATGCTGTTGTGGATGAG AATGTGAGGCTTGCAAAGGTTGCCCTTAGACCAGGTGCTGGTAACATGGTCAATGGGATTCTGAGAAAGCTTATTTTGCTTCAG GAAAACAACTCTCTTCCTCTACCCAAAGTGGAGGGTGATGAACGCACACAAGCACGTGCTCTTGCCACCCTATACTCTCATCCTGTT TGGATGGTACGGAGATGGACAAAGTATATTGGGCAAGAAGAAACCATTAGATTGATGACCTGGAACAACAGTGATCCCAGTTTCAGCTTGAG GGCGAATCGTGGGAAAGGTGTTTCAAGAGCTGACCTTGTTATGAAGCTTAATTTGTTGAAG GTCCCACATGAGCTTTCTTTGCATTTGGATGACTTTGTCCGCATGAAAACCGGGTTGCAG ATTGTCATACAAGCTGGCTTGCTGAGAGATGGTTTATGTTCTGTTCAGGATGAGAGTGCAG GTATGGTCGTTTCTGTTGTGGATCCTCAACCGGGTGAGAGTATAATTGATTGTTGTGCTGCTCCAGGAGGAAAGACTCTTTACATGGCATCCCATTTAAGTGGCAGGG GCATGGTAACAGCAATTGACATAAACAAAGGCCGATTAAGAATCCTTAAAGAGACAGCCAAGTTGCACCAAGTAGATGGCGTCATCAGCACCATTCATGCTGATCTTCGTATTTTTGCT GAAAAAAATCCCGCGAAGGGTGATAAGGTTTCGTTGGATGCTCCATGTTCTGGACTGGGTGTTCTCTCAAAG AGAGCGGACCTGCGCTGGAATAGGAAATTAGAGGATGTTGAACAACTGAAGAATTTACAGGACGAGCTATTTGATGCAGCATCTCT ATTGGTAAAGCCTGGTGGAGTTTTAATATACAGTACCTGCTCCATAGATCCTGAAGAGAATGAAGAGAGGGTGGCTGCATTTCTTCTCAGGCATCCA GAATTTTCTATAGATCCCGTCGAGAGATATGTACCATCTGATTTTGCAACGGAGGACGGTTTCTATTTCTCCAACCCCATAAAACATTCGCTTGATGGGGCCTTTGCAGCTCGTCTAGTTCGAGACTCAGAAAGCAGAC GTAATAGTTCAATAGAAGCTTAA
- the LOC121236926 gene encoding uncharacterized protein LOC121236926 isoform X1 produces the protein MAASTAEVVPVFTDTNLGTRIAMAVPPDITARDFKREAEGVHFNCFPEAGKITIQGLMVKQKSRLYHLPESMPIKYAFQGKKGTWFLHMQAGPLNYLSRSGLSMGVARKVGEHSCNGSKDAVYLEPPNLLISTCKTDSKGECKKMNLGGSKYVKPLTQELPSTFSIPKKKKIKSWKNLHLRECTASEIKKECSGRIGVTANERFGFCASAEAPSEVSSEVISVTGIIKRYFPASNEVSSFGSPSNSGVNATERAFQSQVEEQSQAKRDDKYSNMQVEALPEFTVKTPPRMLLSPLPTAPTPDSSKDKLQRSGVGKRLILASCNLANSGSKKKPAVSLCRFRERKVPEPNSSFNIRSSVFEISDSDD, from the exons atggctGCTTCGACAGCCGAAGTGGTACCAGTATTCACTGACACCAACTTGGGCACGCGCATAGCGATGGCCGTCCCTCCAGATATCACAGCAAGAGATTTCAAGA GAGAAGCTGAAGGAGTGCACTTCAACTGTTTCCCAGAAGCTGGAAAGATCACCATCCAAGGATTAATG GTGAAGCAAAAATCACGCCTTTACCATCTGCCGGAGTCAATGCCTATAAAGTATGCTTTCCAGGGTAAGAAAGGAACATGGTTTCTGCATATGCAAGCTGGGCCATTGAATTATTTAAGTAGGTCAGGTCTATCCATGGGTGTGGCAAGAAAAGTTGGGGAACATTCGTGCAATGGTAGCAAAGATGCTGTTTATTTGGAACCACCAAACTTGCTTATAAGCACTTGTAAGACTGACTCAAAAGGAGAATGTAAGAAAATGAATTTAGGAGGATCAAAGTACGTTAAACCTTTAACCCAAGAACTTCCCAGCACTTTCTCtattccaaagaaaaagaaaattaaaagttggAAGAATCTCCATCTCAGAGAGTGcacagcaagtgaaataaagaAGGAATGCAGCGGTAGAATTGGTGTCACTGCCAATGAGAGGTTTGGTTTTTGTGCATCCGCAGAGGCCCCAAGTGAGGTGTCATCAGAAGTAATATCAGTCACAGGTATTATCAAGAGATACTTTCCAGCTTCCAATGAGGTAAGCAGTTTTGGCAGCCCTTCAAACTCAGGTGTCAATGCCACGGAGAGAGCCTTTCAAAGTCAGGTGGAAGAACAATCACAGGCTAAACGAGATGATAAGTACTCAAACATGCAAGTTGAGGCTCTCCCAGAGTTTACTGTCAAAACACCCCCAAGGATGTTGCTGTCGCCATTGCCAACTGCCCCAACTCCTGACTCTTCAAAGGATAAGCTTCAAAGATCTGGAGTTGGGAAACGTCTAATTCTGGCCTCATGTAATCTCGCAAATTCTGGGAGTAAGAAAAAGCCTGCAGTTTCTCTATGCAGATTCAGAGAGAGAAAAGTCCCAGAACCCAATTCCTCTTTTAATATTAGAAGTTCAGTCTTTGAGATCAGTGACAGTGATGACTGA
- the LOC121236926 gene encoding uncharacterized protein LOC121236926 isoform X2 yields the protein MVKQKSRLYHLPESMPIKYAFQGKKGTWFLHMQAGPLNYLSRSGLSMGVARKVGEHSCNGSKDAVYLEPPNLLISTCKTDSKGECKKMNLGGSKYVKPLTQELPSTFSIPKKKKIKSWKNLHLRECTASEIKKECSGRIGVTANERFGFCASAEAPSEVSSEVISVTGIIKRYFPASNEVSSFGSPSNSGVNATERAFQSQVEEQSQAKRDDKYSNMQVEALPEFTVKTPPRMLLSPLPTAPTPDSSKDKLQRSGVGKRLILASCNLANSGSKKKPAVSLCRFRERKVPEPNSSFNIRSSVFEISDSDD from the exons ATG GTGAAGCAAAAATCACGCCTTTACCATCTGCCGGAGTCAATGCCTATAAAGTATGCTTTCCAGGGTAAGAAAGGAACATGGTTTCTGCATATGCAAGCTGGGCCATTGAATTATTTAAGTAGGTCAGGTCTATCCATGGGTGTGGCAAGAAAAGTTGGGGAACATTCGTGCAATGGTAGCAAAGATGCTGTTTATTTGGAACCACCAAACTTGCTTATAAGCACTTGTAAGACTGACTCAAAAGGAGAATGTAAGAAAATGAATTTAGGAGGATCAAAGTACGTTAAACCTTTAACCCAAGAACTTCCCAGCACTTTCTCtattccaaagaaaaagaaaattaaaagttggAAGAATCTCCATCTCAGAGAGTGcacagcaagtgaaataaagaAGGAATGCAGCGGTAGAATTGGTGTCACTGCCAATGAGAGGTTTGGTTTTTGTGCATCCGCAGAGGCCCCAAGTGAGGTGTCATCAGAAGTAATATCAGTCACAGGTATTATCAAGAGATACTTTCCAGCTTCCAATGAGGTAAGCAGTTTTGGCAGCCCTTCAAACTCAGGTGTCAATGCCACGGAGAGAGCCTTTCAAAGTCAGGTGGAAGAACAATCACAGGCTAAACGAGATGATAAGTACTCAAACATGCAAGTTGAGGCTCTCCCAGAGTTTACTGTCAAAACACCCCCAAGGATGTTGCTGTCGCCATTGCCAACTGCCCCAACTCCTGACTCTTCAAAGGATAAGCTTCAAAGATCTGGAGTTGGGAAACGTCTAATTCTGGCCTCATGTAATCTCGCAAATTCTGGGAGTAAGAAAAAGCCTGCAGTTTCTCTATGCAGATTCAGAGAGAGAAAAGTCCCAGAACCCAATTCCTCTTTTAATATTAGAAGTTCAGTCTTTGAGATCAGTGACAGTGATGACTGA